The Magnolia sinica isolate HGM2019 chromosome 9, MsV1, whole genome shotgun sequence genome contains a region encoding:
- the LOC131255093 gene encoding receptor-like protein 35 translates to MKPSLSALLLVLLLLYQFPILLQSCYQDERAALLSFKASLTDPSGRLSSWRGQNCCNWHGIHCSSSHVVSINLRNPTPHHLVRAIDSKVILISDPKYKTINGTISPSLFTLRNLRYLDLSFNNFQFSKIPLQFENLQNLVYLNLSNSMFSDSIKTQFSNLSSLKFLDLSCSSLIVDYSSTSFNLSSGKSSMNSKSSYISNGYISCSNLNWLRGMINLKELALNGVDLSAATSAMNWAEPVSRMYNLRQLRLSDCRISGPIPVNQLINLTHLSYLQMGFNFLASSIPIQLGNLTSLSSLDLTNSHLHGPITYFPQLQALDVDDNPDATVDLLSIFTLPMLHLQTLSIRHTNVIGSIPPSISNASSLVSLAISSCSIEGTIPSSITNLSNLHSLDISFNSLTGFLPSLLSSLKNLKVLDTFENLLQGPIPESICEIAALRYLNLGRNGFNGRIPNCIDQLTELKTFIIRDNLMEGTISSLFPLFRNSSPFFIELSSSGVTVETDQSLFHSSFLPEYLGMRSCNMRGKIPAFISNLTQLAFLDLANNNLTGTIPSWLFQLPKLSFLDLSHNNLQGVVPPSLQLHLNLLFPMLKLASNNLQGPIPLLPKNVNILDLSQNNFSSEIPTQIGERLSDARYISFSGNKLSGSIPTSLCQLNNDLLKHLDLSNNRLSGKVPSSLGNCKSLISLNLASNNLSGSLPIELAFAENLSSLQVNNNHFHGPFPNFIHHLKNLEILNLGNNQFEGKIPSSIGELWNLRILVLKSNSFYNLIPTEITQLQELQFMDFSNNQLTGPIPKNLGGLKTIIHQPKKGFVLGYMVELIYAGVELEMMSKGMEHELDFVFSYHTGIDLSSNYLEGKIPSEMGLLQGLYMLNLSHNRFSGEIPTSFGNMRGLESLDLSFNHLVGAIPGTLTSLDFLGYLNLSYNNLSGEVPVGLHFDTLSGDGYTYIGNALLCGPSVQRSCEIGTSGADFEGEEEGEDGREKWLFYGTVALGYVLGFWVSFGFLVMRR, encoded by the coding sequence ATGAAACCCAGCCTCTCAGCTCTTCTCCTCGTTCTTCTTCTCCTCTATCAATTCCCAATCCTATTACAAAGCTGCTACCAGGATGAAAGAGCTGCTCTACTCAGCTTCAAAGCCTCTCTCACAGACCCGTCTGGTCGCTTGTCTTCGTGGCGAGGCCAAAACTGCTGCAATTGGCATGGAATTCACTGTTCTTCCTCCCATGTTGTGTCCATCAACCTGCGGAATCCCACACCACACCATCTCGTGCGGGCTATTGATTCCAAGGTCATCCTCATCTCTGACCCCAAATACAAAACCATCAACGGTAcaatctctccttctctcttcacCCTTCGCAATCTCCGTTACCTTGATCTTAGCTTCAACAATTTCCAATTCTCCAAAATACCTCTTCAATTCGAAAATCTGCAAAACCTTGTATACCTCAACCTTTCAAATTCGATGTTCTCGGACTCCATCAAAACCCAATTTTCCAACCTCTCTTCCTTAAAATTCCTTGACCTTTCATGTTCTTCTTTGATCGTCGACTACTCATCTACTTCATTTAATTTGTCTTCTGGAAAGAGTTCCATGAATTCCAAATCTTCTTACATATCCAATGGTTATATTTCTTGCTCGAATTTGAACTGGCTCCGAGGGATGATCAATCTCAAGGAGCTTGCATTGAATGGTGTTGATTTATCAGCAGCAACTTCTGCAATGAATTGGGCAGAACCCGTTTCACGTATGTACAATCTTAGACAGCTTCGACTCTCCGATTGCAGAATTTCCGGTCCAATTCCAGTAAATCAATTAATCAACCTCACACATCTATCTTATCTGCAGATGGGTTTTAATTTTCTAGCCTCTTCTATCCCAATTCAACTAGGTAATCTCACATCACTGTCCTCACTTGATCTCACTAACTCCCATCTCCATGGTCCCATCACATATTTCCCCCAATTACAAGCACTCGATGTCGATGACAACCCCGATGCCACCGTTGATCTCCTTTCCATTTTTACTCTCCCAATGCTGCACTTACAAACGCTTTCAATTCGACATACCAATGTCATCGGGTCAATCCCACCTTCAATTTCAAATGCCTCTTCATTGGTCTCTCTTGCCATATCAAGTTGTTCGATTGAAGGGACAATTCCATCTTCCATCACGAATCTTTCTAATTTACACTCTCTTGACATCTCTTTCAATAGTCTTACAGGTTTCCTTCCGTCTTTGTTATCTAGCCTTAAAAACCTCAAGGTCCTAGACACGTTTGAGAACTTATTACAAGGACCGATACCGGAATCCATATGTGAAATTGCAGCCCTTCGATATCTTAATTTGGGAAGGAATGGTTTCAATGGAAGGATACCCAATTGCATCGATCAGCTTACAGAACTCAAAACCTTTATCATTAGAGACAATTTAATGGAGGGCACCATCTCTTCATTGTTCCCATTGTTCAGAAATTCCTCCCCCTTTTTTATTGAACTCAGCTCGAGTGGGGTAACtgtagaaacagatcaaagcctATTTCACTCTAGCTTCCTACCTGAGTATCTGGGCATGCGTTCATGCAATATGAGAGGGAAAATTCCAGCTTTCATATCTAATCTAACACAACTGGCATTCCTAGATCTAGCTAACAATAACCTAACTGGAACAATCCCTTCTTGGTTATTCCAACTCCCCAAACTCTCTTTCTTAGATCTCTCACACAACAACCTCCAAGGTGTTGTCCCTCCTTCCCTTCAACTACATCTCAATCTCCTATTCCCAATGCTAAAGTTAGCAAGCAACAACCTTCAAGGCCCAATTCCTCTGCTGCCCAAGAACGTCAACATTCTCGATCTGTCTCAGAACAATTTCAGCAGTGAAATCCCAACCCAAATCGGGGAAAGACTATCAGATGCTAGATACATTTCGTTTTCAGGAAATAAACTCTCCGGTTCAATTCCAACCTCCCTTTGTCAATTGAACAATGATCTTTTAAAGCACCTCGATCTTTCAAATAACAGATTATCTGGGAAAGTCCCTTCCAGCTTGGGAAACTGCAAATCTCTCATTTCTCTAAACCTTGCTTCAAACAACCTCTCTGGAAGCCTCCCAATTGAACTTGCGTTTGCAGAAAATCTCAGCTCTttacaagtaaataacaaccatTTTCATGGCCCTTTTCCGAATTTCATCCACCACCTCAAAAACTTGGAGATTTTGAACTTGGGAAATAACCAATTTGAAGGAAAGATCCCCTCCTCTATCGGTGAGCTCTGGAATCTTAGAATCCTTGTGCTAAAATCAAATTCTTTCTACAATCTTATCCCAACAGAGATAACCCAATTGCAAGAGCTCCAATTCATGGATTTCTCAAACAACCAACTCACAGGCCCAATCCCAAAAAATTTAGGTGGGCTCAAAACAATAATTCACCAACCCAAAAAAGGATTCGTACTTGGTTACATGGTTGAGCTTATTTATGCGGGCGTTGAATTGGAAATGATGAGTAAGGGGATGGAGCATGAACTTGACTTTGTCTTCTCATACCACACCGGAATCGATCTCTCAAGTAATTATTTGGAGGGGAAGATCCCAAGCGAGATGGGTCTTCTGCAGGGTCTCTACATGCTCAATCTATCACATAACAGGTTTTCTGGTGAAATCCCCACGAGTTTCGGCAACATGAGAGGGTTGGAGTCGTTGGATCTCAGTTTCAACCATTTGGTCGGGGCGATCCCGGGGACACTGACTTCATTGGACTTTCTTGGGTATTTGAATCTTTCTTATAACAATTTGAGTGGAGAGGTTCCAGTAGGATTGCACTTTGATACATTGAGTGGAGATGGGTATACTTACATTGGAAATGCTTTGTTGTGTGGGCCTTCTGTTCAAAGAAGTTGTGAGATTGGAACCAGTGGTGCTGATTTTGAAGGGGAGGAAGAAGGTGAGGATGGGAGAGAGAAGTGGTTGTTTTATGGGACTGTAGCCTTGGGTTATGTACTTGGATTTTGGGTGTCTTTTGGGTTCTTGGTCATGAGGAGATAG